The [Eubacterium] siraeum genome contains a region encoding:
- the murG gene encoding undecaprenyldiphospho-muramoylpentapeptide beta-N-acetylglucosaminyltransferase translates to MNVAFAAGGTGGHINPALAIADKLKEVFPDTNILFIGSPDGLEAKLVKKAGYDFASVKMAGIQRKLTPHNIKLNIQAVHYYLSAGKRIKKIFDDFSPDLVIGTGGYVTGTVLKTAIKCGIKTALHESNSLPGVSVKMLAPKADLVMLGTEDAKKHLGECKKCVVTGNPLRNNIPIEEKSAARKRLGLPDCLTILSAGGSQGASRLNEAVVQLLAYEQKKGNINHIHGYGKHGRDTFMQSLADNGVDAGNPHFIIKEYIDNMYTCMCASDLIITRAGAMTLTEITAIGRASVLIPYPYAAENHQYYNALTLQNANAGRIIDDKELSGSVLIDTVNRLADDPELLRLMSENAAKLSKRDAAGKILREITELMGIK, encoded by the coding sequence ATGAATGTTGCATTTGCCGCAGGCGGTACGGGCGGACATATAAACCCGGCGCTTGCCATAGCGGATAAGCTGAAGGAAGTATTTCCCGATACAAATATACTGTTTATCGGTTCTCCCGACGGGCTTGAAGCAAAGCTTGTGAAAAAGGCGGGATATGATTTTGCATCGGTAAAAATGGCAGGTATCCAGCGTAAGCTGACACCGCATAATATAAAGCTGAATATTCAAGCTGTGCATTATTATCTCAGTGCAGGAAAGCGTATTAAAAAGATATTTGACGATTTTTCGCCCGACCTTGTTATCGGAACGGGCGGATATGTGACAGGAACTGTGCTGAAAACGGCGATAAAATGCGGAATAAAAACCGCACTTCATGAAAGTAACTCTCTTCCGGGTGTATCGGTAAAGATGCTTGCGCCGAAGGCTGACCTTGTGATGCTCGGCACGGAAGATGCAAAAAAGCATCTCGGCGAATGCAAAAAATGCGTGGTAACGGGAAATCCGCTGAGAAACAATATTCCGATAGAGGAAAAGTCTGCGGCAAGGAAAAGGCTCGGTCTTCCCGATTGTCTGACTATACTTTCCGCAGGAGGAAGCCAGGGCGCTTCACGGCTCAATGAGGCGGTTGTACAGCTGCTTGCTTATGAGCAGAAAAAGGGTAATATAAATCACATACACGGCTACGGAAAGCACGGCAGGGATACGTTTATGCAAAGCCTTGCGGATAACGGGGTGGACGCAGGAAATCCTCACTTTATCATAAAGGAATATATTGACAATATGTATACCTGTATGTGTGCAAGCGACCTTATTATAACAAGAGCCGGAGCGATGACGCTGACGGAAATAACGGCGATAGGCAGGGCATCGGTGCTTATACCGTATCCGTATGCGGCTGAAAATCACCAGTATTACAATGCGCTTACACTGCAGAATGCAAACGCAGGCAGGATAATTGACGACAAGGAGCTTTCAGGCAGTGTGCTTATCGACACTGTGAACAGGCTTGCGGACGACCCCGAGCTTCTCAGGCTGATGAGCGAAAATGCCGCAAAGCTGTCGAAGCGTGATGCGGCAGGCAAAATACTCCGTGAGATAACGGAACTTATGGGAATAAAGTAA
- the mraY gene encoding phospho-N-acetylmuramoyl-pentapeptide-transferase, producing the protein MNIPATVITAVLCFGITALLGFVAIPALRKLKFGQTILDIGPAWHKSKNGTPTMGGVMFIAGVVISFAAGIAIMWASGAIIMDDVGSQNLAKAISAVVMALMFGFVGFVDDLIKVKKKQNEGLKPMQKIIMQVLIIAAFFTSHVIAGDTSTVINFPFLGQVDFGIFYYIVMGLGILYLVNAVNLTDGIDGLCSSVTLVYCGAYVLICSLVGMGEMGLVAAAAGAGCLGFMVWNLHPAKVMMGDTGSMFLGGIVTAVGIGTGTEFVMVICCAVYIWEALSVMIQMTYYKLTKGKRLFKMTPIHHSFEMSGWKEGKIVMVFSAIELFACVVGVLLQYFGN; encoded by the coding sequence ATGAATATTCCCGCTACCGTTATAACCGCAGTGCTTTGCTTCGGAATTACCGCACTGCTCGGATTTGTGGCAATACCTGCACTGAGAAAACTGAAATTCGGTCAGACGATACTTGATATAGGTCCTGCCTGGCATAAGTCGAAAAACGGCACGCCTACAATGGGCGGCGTTATGTTCATTGCAGGTGTTGTTATCTCGTTTGCGGCAGGCATTGCGATAATGTGGGCAAGCGGTGCGATAATTATGGACGATGTAGGCTCGCAGAACCTTGCAAAGGCTATATCGGCTGTTGTTATGGCTCTTATGTTCGGCTTTGTCGGATTTGTGGACGATCTTATAAAGGTCAAGAAGAAGCAGAACGAGGGTCTGAAGCCCATGCAGAAGATAATAATGCAGGTGCTTATCATCGCCGCATTCTTTACCTCTCACGTTATCGCAGGAGATACCTCTACTGTTATCAATTTCCCGTTTTTAGGACAGGTGGATTTCGGAATCTTCTACTATATAGTAATGGGACTCGGCATACTGTATCTTGTAAATGCGGTCAATCTTACAGACGGAATTGACGGGCTTTGCTCATCGGTAACACTTGTTTACTGCGGTGCGTATGTGCTTATCTGCTCGCTTGTAGGTATGGGTGAGATGGGACTTGTTGCGGCGGCGGCAGGTGCCGGCTGTCTTGGTTTTATGGTGTGGAATCTTCACCCTGCAAAGGTAATGATGGGCGACACAGGCTCAATGTTCTTAGGCGGTATAGTTACCGCTGTCGGAATAGGCACGGGAACGGAATTCGTAATGGTCATCTGCTGTGCGGTGTATATCTGGGAAGCGCTTTCGGTTATGATACAGATGACTTATTATAAACTGACAAAGGGCAAGCGTCTTTTCAAGATGACACCTATACATCACAGCTTCGAGATGAGCGGCTGGAAAGAGGGCAAGATCGTAATGGTGTTCTCGGCTATCGAACTGTTTGCCTGCGTAGTCGGAGTGTTACTTCAGTATTTCGGCAACTGA
- the murA gene encoding UDP-N-acetylglucosamine 1-carboxyvinyltransferase, translated as MDKQKLIINGGRKIEGELSLHGAKNAALPILAATVLIKDGESVIHNCPRLTDVDAALRILSHIGVKCRRSGSTVISDACAIGNCEIPVRLMREMRSSIVFLGSVLGRTGHCRMSYPGGCELGPRPIDLHLSALRSMGAVIEETHGFLDCSAPKGLNGTEISLSFPSVGATENIMLAAVTANGVTVVDGAAKEPEITDLAGFLTACGAQISGAGTDRIVIRGKEKLCGAEHSVMPDRIAAVTYMCCAAVTGGELILSSADIGHIGAVVPVFKEMGCRVYSFGKDSIYIKAPERLKAPHTIRTMPYPYFPTDAQAPLMAVCTVADGTAVFVENIFDNRYRHVSELLRMGAKIKTEGRVAVVQGVRRLSAAELVSPDLRGGAALVIAALCAEGTSTIGGISHIDRGYEAIEKSLYSVGADIRRI; from the coding sequence TTGGATAAACAGAAGCTGATAATAAACGGCGGCCGCAAAATCGAGGGCGAACTTTCGCTCCACGGTGCAAAGAATGCGGCACTGCCGATACTTGCGGCAACGGTGCTGATAAAAGACGGGGAAAGTGTAATACATAACTGTCCCAGACTTACCGATGTTGATGCGGCACTGCGTATACTTTCGCATATAGGTGTAAAATGCAGGCGCAGTGGCAGTACCGTTATATCGGACGCTTGTGCGATAGGCAACTGTGAGATACCGGTAAGGCTGATGCGTGAAATGCGTTCTTCGATAGTTTTTCTCGGTTCGGTGCTTGGCAGGACGGGGCATTGCAGAATGTCATATCCCGGAGGGTGCGAATTGGGACCGAGACCGATAGACCTACACCTGTCGGCACTTCGCAGTATGGGTGCGGTGATTGAGGAAACGCACGGTTTTCTTGACTGCTCGGCACCTAAAGGGCTTAATGGCACGGAAATATCGCTTTCGTTCCCATCGGTTGGCGCTACAGAGAATATTATGCTTGCGGCGGTGACCGCAAACGGTGTTACTGTGGTGGACGGTGCGGCGAAAGAGCCTGAGATAACCGACCTTGCGGGATTTCTGACGGCTTGCGGAGCGCAAATAAGCGGTGCAGGCACTGACAGGATAGTTATCAGAGGCAAGGAAAAGCTCTGCGGAGCGGAGCATAGCGTGATGCCCGACAGGATAGCGGCGGTGACTTATATGTGCTGTGCGGCTGTCACAGGCGGTGAGCTTATCCTGAGCAGTGCGGATATTGGGCATATCGGGGCCGTCGTACCGGTTTTTAAGGAAATGGGATGCAGAGTATATTCATTCGGCAAGGACAGCATTTATATCAAAGCGCCGGAAAGGCTGAAGGCTCCGCATACTATAAGGACGATGCCGTATCCGTATTTTCCGACAGACGCACAGGCGCCGCTTATGGCTGTATGCACTGTGGCGGACGGAACTGCGGTGTTTGTGGAAAATATATTCGATAACCGCTATCGTCATGTGAGCGAGCTTCTTCGTATGGGGGCTAAAATCAAGACGGAGGGCAGAGTTGCTGTGGTGCAGGGAGTACGCCGTCTTTCTGCGGCGGAGTTGGTTTCTCCCGATCTCAGAGGAGGGGCGGCACTGGTTATTGCGGCTCTGTGTGCGGAAGGAACATCGACAATAGGCGGTATATCGCATATCGACAGAGGATATGAGGCAATAGAGAAATCGCTTTACAGCGTGGGAGCAGACATCAGAAGAATTTAA
- a CDS encoding putative lipid II flippase FtsW translates to MSDKKGLSYEQRKAMYEQNIRDTDGKRHIDKLRDDTHTNNANNNGSKKNDPSKRRRAERIQLTPPVRETIPEQKAEPAPEKRIKKEKKHKSGRFKKWWKNIPAAPVMEYVPNAKRGRFDMPLFTVVIILLVMGIIMMSSASYAYALQEEGNSFAYAQKQLVAAVVGFVVMIILSRIDYRMWARPFKMIGKKKDFDNGNGLNPAMAFFGFSVILMILVIFKGDAVADAKRWITIAGVQIQPSELLKIASILLVAYLLQRNYERRKERILGCLLYLCLMGIICVLCYEQRHVSAMIIFCVLIYAMMIVGECNAKGLILLFVLAIVGVLIMYYVVQWDYITERVQGWLDPFSDMGKSTYQTSQSLITIGSGNLFGLGLGNSRQKYYYLPESQNDFVFSIICEELGFFGGMTVILLFVLFEVRGFFIAARAKDKFGSLVAFGITLQIGLQAILNIAVACNAIPNTGISLPFFSYGRSALLTQLAEVGILLSISKDANT, encoded by the coding sequence GTGTCGGATAAAAAAGGTCTTAGCTATGAACAGCGAAAAGCAATGTATGAGCAGAATATCCGTGACACAGACGGAAAGCGACACATTGACAAGCTGCGTGACGATACACATACCAACAACGCAAATAATAACGGAAGTAAAAAGAATGATCCCTCAAAAAGACGCAGAGCGGAAAGAATACAGCTTACTCCGCCCGTAAGGGAAACAATACCGGAGCAAAAGGCTGAGCCTGCCCCGGAAAAGAGAATAAAGAAAGAAAAGAAGCACAAAAGCGGAAGATTCAAAAAGTGGTGGAAAAATATTCCTGCCGCACCGGTGATGGAATATGTTCCGAATGCAAAGCGTGGAAGATTCGATATGCCGCTGTTCACTGTAGTGATAATACTGCTTGTTATGGGTATAATCATGATGTCCTCCGCAAGCTACGCTTACGCTTTACAGGAAGAAGGCAACAGCTTTGCCTACGCACAAAAACAGCTTGTTGCGGCGGTGGTCGGATTTGTCGTGATGATAATTCTGTCACGCATAGATTATCGTATGTGGGCAAGGCCGTTCAAAATGATCGGCAAAAAGAAGGATTTTGACAACGGCAACGGTCTTAATCCTGCAATGGCGTTTTTCGGATTCAGCGTTATACTTATGATACTGGTTATCTTCAAGGGCGACGCTGTTGCGGACGCAAAGAGATGGATAACTATAGCGGGCGTGCAGATACAGCCGTCGGAACTTTTGAAAATAGCATCTATCCTGCTTGTAGCATATCTCCTTCAGAGAAATTACGAACGCAGGAAGGAAAGAATACTCGGCTGTCTGCTGTATCTTTGCCTTATGGGTATTATATGTGTGCTTTGTTATGAGCAAAGACACGTTTCCGCTATGATAATCTTCTGTGTGCTGATATACGCAATGATGATAGTCGGTGAGTGCAACGCAAAGGGTCTGATCCTGCTTTTCGTGCTTGCTATAGTCGGAGTGCTTATAATGTACTATGTTGTACAGTGGGACTATATAACGGAAAGAGTGCAGGGCTGGCTTGATCCTTTCTCGGATATGGGAAAATCGACTTATCAGACCTCGCAGTCGCTTATAACTATAGGTTCGGGCAACCTGTTCGGACTGGGACTCGGTAACTCAAGGCAGAAATATTACTACCTGCCCGAAAGCCAGAACGACTTTGTTTTCTCGATAATATGCGAGGAGCTTGGATTCTTCGGCGGTATGACGGTAATTCTTCTGTTTGTGCTTTTTGAGGTGAGAGGATTCTTCATTGCGGCAAGGGCAAAGGATAAGTTCGGCTCGCTGGTGGCATTCGGAATTACTTTGCAGATAGGCCTGCAGGCTATCCTTAATATAGCGGTTGCCTGCAATGCGATACCGAATACCGGTATTTCGCTCCCGTTCTTCAGCTACGGCAGAAGCGCATTGCTGACACAGCTGGCTGAGGTAGGAATACTGCTCAGTATATCCAAAGACGCAAACACCTGA
- a CDS encoding FtsQ-type POTRA domain-containing protein: protein MADTIKRDKSGMWTEMPPSAKNRKPDIRQPIPAPVPENNNSNSKAEKKSDKKRTDKKAVKQAKKKKDTRKQPAAYNRQERTDNKTARPDRQDSPMPSFLSENTRTDIPVVKPVDIQNRVLRNKPRSKSDRKEKKRRKRLSAYIVYYVIFGILAAVILAVLSTTVLFNLSKYRITGDTVYTEQQIIDAAGVNTGDNLILMDVGAVRQRLIDKLPYVDKVEVRRNIFTCALEINLNPATAIANVKKNNVYYLVSENGRIMNANLKTPDKKCVVVTGFDPEYASSGDFLSVTDEGSRNMLSKLLRAVKTYDGIDDEDEYEAQQKYENVFMLIGLCKDVGISEHITTIDITSIYSIKLTYDNKLTLELGDVTDAALKLTVAKNLIEKGEFDGEKGTLILSQLSENAYNMKVTFRPDYEDTSSKDDTSKDDTSGGNTNSGGETSSEPEPVPGDTTDPEEPAE, encoded by the coding sequence ATGGCTGACACAATAAAAAGAGATAAAAGCGGTATGTGGACAGAAATGCCCCCTTCGGCAAAGAACCGCAAGCCTGACATAAGACAGCCGATACCCGCACCCGTACCGGAAAACAATAACAGCAACAGCAAAGCAGAAAAAAAGAGCGATAAGAAAAGAACAGACAAAAAAGCGGTAAAGCAGGCGAAAAAGAAAAAGGATACAAGAAAACAGCCTGCGGCTTATAACAGGCAGGAGCGGACGGATAACAAAACAGCCCGTCCTGATAGGCAAGACAGCCCGATGCCGAGCTTTTTAAGCGAGAATACACGCACCGATATTCCTGTAGTGAAGCCTGTGGATATACAAAACAGGGTACTGCGCAACAAGCCCCGTTCAAAGTCGGACAGGAAAGAAAAGAAACGCAGGAAGCGCCTTTCGGCGTACATTGTATATTATGTGATATTCGGTATTCTGGCGGCAGTAATACTGGCGGTGCTTTCGACAACCGTACTGTTCAATCTGTCAAAGTACAGGATAACAGGCGACACGGTGTATACCGAACAGCAGATAATAGACGCCGCAGGGGTAAACACGGGAGATAATCTGATACTTATGGATGTGGGTGCGGTAAGACAGCGGCTTATCGACAAGCTCCCTTATGTAGATAAGGTCGAGGTCAGACGCAATATATTCACCTGTGCGCTTGAAATAAATCTGAATCCTGCAACCGCAATAGCGAATGTGAAGAAAAACAATGTTTATTATCTTGTAAGTGAGAACGGCAGAATAATGAACGCTAATCTTAAAACACCCGATAAGAAATGCGTTGTGGTGACGGGCTTCGATCCTGAATATGCTTCATCGGGAGATTTCCTGTCGGTAACAGATGAGGGCAGCAGAAATATGCTGAGTAAGCTGTTAAGGGCGGTCAAGACGTATGACGGAATCGACGATGAGGACGAATATGAGGCACAGCAGAAATACGAAAATGTATTTATGCTTATCGGGCTTTGCAAGGATGTAGGAATAAGCGAACACATCACAACGATAGATATTACAAGTATATACAGCATCAAACTCACTTATGACAACAAGCTGACGCTTGAGCTTGGCGATGTCACAGATGCCGCACTTAAACTGACGGTAGCGAAGAATCTTATCGAAAAGGGCGAGTTTGACGGTGAAAAGGGAACTCTTATTCTTTCGCAGCTGAGCGAAAACGCATATAATATGAAGGTCACATTCAGACCCGATTATGAAGACACAAGCAGTAAGGACGATACGAGCAAAGATGATACGAGCGGAGGCAACACAAACAGCGGCGGCGAAACATCATCCGAACCCGAACCTGTTCCGGGAGATACTACAGATCCCGAAGAACCTGCCGAATAA
- the ftsZ gene encoding cell division protein FtsZ, whose translation MSFEFDEEEFERDVKIKVVGVGGGGGNAVENMVRNNVEGVDFIIVNTDVAALKAKDGSAMERVQIGRKTTKGRGAGGKPPVAAESAKENSDDIEEALNGASLVFVAAGMGGGTGTGAAPVIAEIAKKKGILTVGVVTKPFEFEREYKMNLALQGIAELRKYVDALIIVPNQKLLSIKEKNISIKAAYAMVDNVLYQAVKGISDLITHDGFINIDFEDVRSTLEGAGDAHMAIGHGSGDTRAEEAVAEVVNSPLLETSIKNAGKLLVNLTMSEDTPLDDAEKVMQLLTQSASKDVQVIHGVDFDSDLKDEMVITVIATCFKDSEGHSMITSDEAVAKTVLASTPTEDTGSEKSADNSFTESLIFPETPANAGESGDDDPFTELSALLNNRGN comes from the coding sequence ATGAGCTTTGAATTCGATGAAGAAGAGTTTGAGCGTGACGTCAAGATAAAAGTTGTAGGCGTTGGCGGCGGCGGCGGAAACGCAGTAGAGAACATGGTCAGAAACAACGTCGAAGGCGTTGACTTTATCATAGTAAACACGGATGTAGCGGCACTTAAGGCTAAGGACGGCAGTGCTATGGAGCGTGTGCAGATAGGCAGAAAGACCACCAAGGGTCGTGGTGCGGGCGGAAAGCCTCCCGTTGCGGCTGAATCTGCAAAGGAAAACAGCGATGATATTGAGGAAGCACTGAACGGTGCATCTCTTGTATTTGTTGCCGCAGGTATGGGCGGCGGTACAGGCACAGGTGCGGCTCCCGTTATTGCGGAGATTGCAAAGAAGAAAGGTATACTTACTGTCGGCGTAGTTACAAAGCCCTTTGAATTTGAAAGAGAGTACAAGATGAATCTTGCTCTCCAGGGCATTGCGGAACTGAGAAAGTACGTTGACGCACTTATAATCGTGCCTAACCAGAAGCTGCTTTCAATTAAGGAAAAGAACATTTCTATCAAGGCGGCTTATGCAATGGTGGATAATGTGCTTTATCAGGCTGTAAAGGGTATTTCGGATCTTATCACACACGACGGCTTTATCAACATAGACTTTGAGGACGTAAGATCTACTCTTGAGGGTGCAGGCGACGCACATATGGCTATAGGTCACGGCTCAGGTGATACGAGAGCCGAGGAGGCTGTAGCTGAGGTTGTTAACAGCCCGCTTCTTGAAACATCCATCAAGAATGCAGGAAAGCTGCTTGTTAATCTTACTATGTCTGAGGATACACCTCTTGATGACGCTGAAAAGGTAATGCAGTTACTTACACAGTCGGCTTCAAAGGATGTTCAGGTTATACACGGTGTTGACTTTGACAGCGATCTTAAGGATGAGATGGTTATTACCGTTATCGCTACCTGCTTTAAGGACAGCGAGGGTCATTCTATGATTACATCTGATGAGGCTGTAGCAAAGACAGTTCTCGCTTCTACTCCCACAGAGGATACAGGCTCGGAAAAATCGGCGGATAACTCTTTCACGGAATCCCTTATTTTCCCCGAAACACCTGCAAATGCAGGGGAGTCCGGTGATGACGATCCTTTCACGGAGCTTTCGGCACTTCTGAACAACAGAGGCAACTGA